A window of Peromyscus eremicus chromosome 23, PerEre_H2_v1, whole genome shotgun sequence genomic DNA:
TCTTGTGGAACCCCATTTGACCCCTTGCAAAGTCTCCATGTGGCACCATGTGTGGGAGGTGGCACACTCATGGACGTCCTAGCTGTCTGGTCCCTCCAGTAGCAGCCAATGGGGCCGTCCCCCTCCCCCACGGGGGGGTGTTTATTGGTCTTAACGATTTCCATGCGCTATGGCACTATTTTAGCCCCATGGCTGTACCCCGTGTCTTGTTCATCCAGGCCAGAACACCATCTGGTGGGGCCGTCTCTGTATAGTACCAGCTCTCTGCCACAGTGCGTTATCACGCCCTGTGGCTTTGGTCGTTCCCAGGGTGCCAAGCCCCACGTCACCACACCTGCAGCCAGCCATGTTTACCATTACTGGGCTGGGCGGTCAGTGGCCCGTTTTTCTCGGAACTTCAGCCCTGGTCCTTACCCTACCACCCCTATCTGTCCAGGAGACCAGTAGTTAACCAGCTGCCCCAGCGTGCCCCTGTCTCTTGGCACTCAGGAATGGGCAAGGCTGGGGTCAGGGCCAGCTTGGGGAGGGGGGTCTATTGTAGGTGATATCGGTGGTGATCTCTGCCCtcagccttttcttcctctccatcctGGTGTCCAAGAGCTGCAAGGGGACAGCTCAGGTCACAGATGCATACCTGCAAGCTGCAGCTGGAGGTCTCAGCATTTACCTTAGCTGTTTGTGTGCCATGTACATGCCCGGtgcccacagagcccagaggaaGGCAGtggtcccctggaacttgagttaggtgtttgtgagtcaccatggggatgctgggaaccaaatctgggtcctctccaaaagcagtaagtgctgttaaacactgagccatcctacAGCGCCTTGGAAAGTCTCTTTAGAAGAGTCTCCTGATCCCTGGATGGCCAACTTTCTGCAAGTTTCTGTGTTCCAGGGGGCCCAGCAAGGCAAATGCTGTGGTGTGTGAAGACTCCAGTGCATATAGCATCTGGGGCTGTAATCCAGCTTCTGGTGGTGGTGGGACATTGTCTTCCACCCCATACAGTTGGACTTTTCCTGTGGGCTCTGCAGGCCAGCTGGGTCCACGGGCTGTAAGGCAAGACATTCTAACAACCCTTAGCCAGGGTTTTGCATGCAGAAGCCTTCAATAGAGAGTGGCTAGTGGCTGCCACCCCCTTCCCTGGGTGTCTAGCCCTGGAACCCTTGGGTATGATGTGCCAGCCGCCCCGCCCCTGGTGGACATCTGAGCTCTCTCCTCTCAGTGCCTGCAGTGGGTACTCCCTGTGGGCAGCTGAACTGTTTTTCCAGGGGGGCCCTTTGGAGAGCTGTGCCACGCAGCCTCCATCCATTTGAATTGGGTTCTCTGTTTGACTGGCAGAGCCCTGTGGGACAGCTGGCTGATATGGGGCTGCTGTAGGTTCGGCCAAGGCCCAGGCAGTGGTGCTGGGATCCCTCTCCAACTGTCCAGGTTCttttgtagcccagggtagcgTCAAACTTTGTGCACgcgaggttggccttgaactctgatcttccTGACATcaccttgagtgctggggttacaggcgagCACCCATTTATGGAGTTCTGGAGGTGGAATACAAggaaggcctcatgcatgctaatgCCTGAGCTAGTGCCCCAGCCCAGCGGGAGCTGGCTTACTCAGGTGTATTAGGCTCTGCAATGCTCTGTTCTGAGGAGAATGCATCTGCTTCTAAAGTCTTAGCCTGTGTTcatgtcctccctcctctgcgGCCCGTGGGACCTAGCGCTGTGCCCAGGGCACAGCAGCTACTCAGCCAACTTACCTTGTGCATCTGGGGGAAAGCCAAGTGGGTATTCTTTCCATAAACACCTCACCTGGGAGCTTTGTGACAGGGATCAGTGCCAATGTCACTCGATCCTGAGGCTGCCTGGGGTCCCATGGGAGCCAGATGCTTCCATCTGACCCAGGCACTATTCCACCTGGGTGCTGGTGTGTGGAGACCATCATCATCATGCCCCACCCTCATGGGGTCCTGCAGACAGTCATGTGGGTATGTCTGTCTGACACCCCCATTCTCAGTACTGGGGGTAGTGTACAAATCATGATTCCTCTTCCATATCTCCACCCAGGCCACTTCCCTCTTCCAAAGTCCCCCGGCCCTGGAGATGAGGCCCCGTCTGCTGCCTGTGTTCTTTGGGGAGAGCATCAAGGTGGACCCAGAACCTCCACATGAAATCCGGTGAGTGGGCCAAGGGTAAGGTGGGTGGATCCTACCTAAGGGAGGATCTTGCTGAACTGTGTGAAGGGTTTCTGCCAGTGAGAGCCAGGGCCTGCCAGGCTCTGGGGGCAGAGCAGCCAGCTTGGGGCTCAGCAATTCTTACCCTCTGGTGCGGCCTGCTCTGGAAGGCACCCCCCCATTCCCTGCTTCTTGGTGTCAAACCAGAAACTCGAAGTGGCACCGAGGTCACTGACTGGTCCCTTTGAATGGGGGAGtcacccgcccccaccccccaggaggGGCTGTGGGAACTTTCCTAGGCATTCTAACATGGCAAAGTTGGGAACAGACCACGGGAGGCACTTGCTCTGTTCTCTTACGTGACCTTTGTCATAGTTAGCCCCTGAATACTGCGGTGTGTTCCAACAACACAGACAGTCCTCCACGGTGACAACCCAGTGCCACAAAGCCACCACCGAAAACAGCATCCGCCATCCCAATTGTGTCTCTTTTTTTGTCTTCCCCTCCCAATTTAGGGTCCAGCTGTCCGTGGTACCTGTCACTCTTTAGTCTCCCCAGCTGAGACTTTGACCCTTCAGAGTCAAGGTCAAGAAGGGGGTTCTGTGTGTAAGGCTAGCCACCGAGGGTGTGGCAGGCAATTCACCCCCTTCGTTACTTACTCTCCTCCCCAGCTGCAACTCGGAGGTCACCTACGCCTCGGAAAGGTACTTCCGCGACAAAATCGTCTACGTTCCGGTGCCCACGGTCACAGCCTACAGCGAGACCATCGTGGCGGCCCCCAACTGCACGTGGCGCAGCTACCGCAGCCAGCTGACCCTGGAGCCTCGGCCGCGCGCCCTGCGCTTCGGGAGCACCGCCATCATCTTCCCCAAGCTGGCCCGCAGCTCCTTCCGCACCACGCTGCACTGTAGCCTGGGCCAGCCCCGCCACTGGTTCTCCTCCAGCCTGCAGCTGCAACGGTGCCGAGACCCCGCGCCCAGTTCCCACAGCCCCGACGTACTCTGAGGAGCCCAGGCTGGGTGGCAGAGGTCCCCGGAAGATGGACAGGGGCTTGGCCTAGAACCTGGGCTCCGGGAGGAGACACAAGAGCCCTGTGGCCGGGCCAAATGAGCATGTGGTTGCTCCTGGCAGCCTGTCCCCACCACAGGCTGGGCCTGAGCTCCAGCCTAGAGGATTCGGTGAATGCATCTTTCATTACCTTTTATAGCTGCCAGGCTGTATGGGCAGGGCCAACAAGAGCAGGGCCAAGCATGTCCTGGTGTGCCCTTGAGACAGCCCTGTGTGGAGGACCCAGCCTCAGGAGTGGCCCGGCTCCTTGTTCTCAGAGAGGGTCGTTTCCAAAACAGGCATTCAAACATG
This region includes:
- the Rflna gene encoding refilin-A; translated protein: MVGHLHLQAMGDTREQSRDGLLDSPDSGLPPSPSPSPPFYALSPGTLDARATTEPPGPNEAPAATSLFQSPPALEMRPRLLPVFFGESIKVDPEPPHEIRCNSEVTYASERYFRDKIVYVPVPTVTAYSETIVAAPNCTWRSYRSQLTLEPRPRALRFGSTAIIFPKLARSSFRTTLHCSLGQPRHWFSSSLQLQRCRDPAPSSHSPDVL